The following coding sequences are from one Prochlorococcus marinus CUG1438 window:
- a CDS encoding acylneuraminate cytidylyltransferase family protein, with the protein MTLFGKSILAVVPARGGSKGIPRKNLRKISGKSLIKHASEICKALPFLDYSIISTDDKEMASEARDCGLEVPFIRPEILGTDNASSVDMWTHAWITSEKILKKKFDISILLEPTSPLRVPKDIELCLTELIKNDYPAVATVSLMPAHYRPQKALEIKNDGKIGFYLPNDNSYVPRQKIPPYFYRNGICYALTRKKLIEEKTILDESCHAILINREVINIDDPFDLELAEFLFKRSLRK; encoded by the coding sequence ATGACACTATTTGGTAAAAGTATTCTTGCGGTTGTTCCCGCAAGAGGAGGAAGTAAAGGAATACCGAGAAAAAATTTAAGGAAAATTTCTGGGAAATCTCTCATAAAACATGCTTCAGAAATCTGCAAAGCTCTTCCTTTTTTAGACTATTCCATCATCTCAACTGATGATAAAGAAATGGCTTCTGAAGCTAGAGATTGTGGATTAGAGGTCCCTTTCATACGTCCCGAAATTCTTGGAACCGATAATGCTTCATCTGTTGATATGTGGACTCATGCATGGATAACTTCTGAAAAGATTCTGAAAAAGAAATTTGATATCTCGATTTTGCTTGAGCCCACAAGTCCACTTAGAGTTCCAAAAGATATTGAGTTATGTCTTACTGAATTAATAAAAAATGATTACCCAGCAGTTGCAACAGTCAGTTTAATGCCCGCTCATTATAGACCTCAAAAAGCTCTAGAAATTAAAAATGATGGGAAAATAGGGTTCTACTTACCAAATGATAATTCTTACGTCCCAAGACAAAAAATACCTCCTTATTTTTACAGAAATGGTATTTGTTATGCATTGACAAGAAAAAAATTAATAGAAGAAAAAACGATTTTAGATGAGTCTTGCCACGCTATCTTAATTAATAGAGAGGTCATCAACATTGATGATCCTTTTGATCTAGAGTTGGCAGAATTTCTCTTCAAAAGATCATTAAGAAAATAA
- the neuC gene encoding UDP-N-acetylglucosamine 2-epimerase (hydrolyzing), whose amino-acid sequence MVNKRKKICVVTGTRAEYGLLRWIIRGIHESKDLDLILIVTGSHLSPEFGLTVNEIKSDGYLISDKVEMLLSSDTPTAISKSIGLGLIGFADKFECHKPDLLVLLGDRYEIYSAAIAAMISRTPIAHIHGGESTEGVIDEAIRHSITKMSHFHFVAAKDYKRRVLQLGENPQFVFEVGGLGIDSINKMKLLSKEKLEQNLGVKFWDKNLLVTFHPVTLEQNTSEAQIEQILKAIEKFKDINFIFTMPNADTNGRIIIKSIKEFCKSNRNSIYFKSLGQLRYLSCLKIVDGVIGNSSSGLIEVPSFFKGTINIGDRQKGRLKASSIIDCKPDEKDLIKSIIKLYSKEFQYSLKKTINPYGNGSASNKILEIIEEFDLDKDLNSILKKKFHDIH is encoded by the coding sequence ATGGTAAATAAAAGAAAAAAAATCTGTGTAGTAACTGGAACTAGGGCAGAATATGGATTATTAAGATGGATAATAAGAGGAATTCATGAGTCAAAAGATTTAGATTTAATTTTAATTGTTACAGGATCACACTTATCTCCAGAATTTGGATTAACAGTAAATGAAATAAAGTCTGATGGATATTTGATTAGCGATAAGGTTGAAATGTTATTAAGTTCAGATACTCCAACTGCAATTTCAAAATCAATTGGCCTAGGTCTAATAGGTTTTGCGGATAAATTTGAATGTCATAAACCAGATTTATTAGTTTTACTTGGAGATAGATATGAAATTTATTCGGCGGCAATAGCGGCAATGATTTCACGAACACCAATTGCGCATATTCATGGAGGCGAATCCACAGAAGGGGTAATTGATGAAGCAATTAGACATAGTATTACCAAAATGTCTCATTTTCATTTTGTCGCGGCAAAAGATTACAAGAGAAGGGTTTTGCAATTAGGTGAGAATCCTCAATTTGTTTTTGAAGTAGGTGGTTTAGGAATTGACAGTATTAATAAAATGAAACTTTTGTCTAAAGAAAAGCTAGAGCAAAATCTAGGAGTGAAATTTTGGGATAAGAACTTATTAGTAACTTTTCATCCAGTAACGTTAGAGCAAAATACTAGTGAAGCTCAAATTGAACAAATACTAAAAGCTATTGAAAAATTTAAAGATATAAATTTTATCTTTACAATGCCCAATGCTGATACCAACGGAAGAATAATAATTAAATCAATCAAAGAATTTTGTAAATCAAATAGAAATTCGATTTACTTTAAGTCTTTAGGTCAACTTAGGTATCTATCATGTTTAAAAATTGTAGATGGTGTTATTGGAAACTCATCTAGTGGCTTAATTGAGGTTCCAAGTTTCTTTAAAGGAACTATTAATATTGGTGACAGACAAAAAGGAAGATTAAAAGCCTCAAGTATTATTGATTGTAAGCCAGATGAAAAAGATCTTATTAAATCGATAATAAAGCTTTATTCTAAGGAATTTCAGTATTCACTAAAGAAAACAATTAATCCATATGGCAATGGTTCAGCTAGTAATAAAATTTTAGAGATAATAGAAGAATTTGATCTCGATAAAGATTTAAATTCTATTCTAAAGAAAAAATTTCATGATATACATTAA
- a CDS encoding nucleotidyltransferase family protein — translation MDMHPYFLRPEATLREAFKTIENNRGNIALIVDPDDKLMGLVTDGNVRRGLLNGLDLDAKVLNVMTEKMIFLKSSLHSLKATAEALMIKHDIQQIPVINEKGIVIDLLLRKDFNNHFISQLPYVVIMAGGLGSRLLPLTKETPKPMLKIGETPMMEIVLSQCIRSGLKNFYFAVNHLKDQIIEYFGDGTKWGVSIKYLEEEQPLGTAGALKLLPNNLDKPLLVLNGDVLTDLNINNLIKFHIEHDSLATICVREYLESIPFGVVSLDGEKVLEIKEKPSFKHYVNGGVYVLNPEITKLISPGLKVDMPDLINFARGENYKISAYPIHEYWLDVGIPETFKQAKKDWKDL, via the coding sequence ATGGATATGCATCCCTATTTCCTAAGGCCTGAAGCAACTTTAAGAGAAGCTTTTAAAACAATTGAAAATAATCGTGGAAATATTGCACTTATTGTTGATCCTGATGATAAGTTGATGGGTTTAGTAACTGATGGAAATGTAAGAAGAGGACTATTAAATGGACTTGATTTAGACGCAAAAGTGTTGAATGTAATGACAGAAAAAATGATATTTCTTAAAAGCAGTCTTCACTCTTTGAAAGCTACAGCAGAAGCTTTAATGATAAAACATGATATTCAGCAAATCCCAGTAATAAATGAAAAAGGCATTGTAATAGATCTATTGCTTAGAAAGGATTTTAACAACCATTTTATTAGTCAATTACCTTATGTAGTTATCATGGCAGGAGGTTTAGGTTCAAGACTCCTACCTTTAACGAAGGAAACTCCTAAACCCATGCTAAAAATAGGCGAGACTCCGATGATGGAGATTGTCCTATCTCAATGTATACGTTCAGGATTAAAAAATTTTTATTTCGCAGTAAATCACCTGAAAGATCAGATTATTGAATACTTTGGAGATGGTACAAAATGGGGCGTTTCAATAAAATACCTAGAGGAAGAACAACCTTTAGGAACAGCAGGGGCTTTAAAACTTCTACCAAATAACTTAGATAAACCACTTTTAGTTTTGAACGGTGATGTCTTGACAGATTTAAATATAAATAACCTTATTAAATTTCATATTGAACATGATTCTCTGGCAACAATATGTGTAAGAGAATATTTGGAAAGCATACCTTTTGGAGTTGTCAGCCTAGATGGAGAAAAAGTCTTAGAAATCAAAGAAAAACCATCATTTAAACATTATGTTAATGGGGGAGTATATGTATTAAATCCTGAAATTACGAAATTAATTTCTCCTGGTTTAAAAGTTGATATGCCAGATTTAATAAATTTCGCAAGAGGTGAAAACTATAAAATAAGTGCATATCCCATACATGAATATTGGTTAGATGTGGGTATACCTGAAACATTTAAACAAGCAAAAAAGGATTGGAAAGATTTATAA
- a CDS encoding SDR family oxidoreductase, which yields MNSKKVLVTGADGFIGSHLVELLIKSGYSVKAFCFYNSTSNWGWLDSVSEEIKNEVEVCLGDIRDPELVRREVKGCNEIYHLAALIAIPYSYISPSSYIDTNIHGTLNVIQAAKEFNVDRVIHTSTSETYGTAQFVPISENHPLVGQSPYAASKIGADQMALSFWRSFQTPISVIRPFNTYGPRQSARAVIPTIITQIASGKRKIKLGSINPTRDFNFVEDTCKAYLSISKSSESIGKVLNVASNFEISIGETAKMIAEVMNTTIEIETDNIRLRPKDSEVKRLYGDNTLIKKITDWKPKFSGLNGFKKGLKITSNWFSDHKNLSKYKPNMYEI from the coding sequence ATGAATAGTAAAAAAGTTTTAGTTACAGGAGCTGATGGATTTATTGGATCTCATCTTGTAGAGCTTTTAATTAAATCAGGATACAGTGTAAAAGCTTTTTGTTTTTATAACTCCACAAGTAATTGGGGTTGGCTCGATTCAGTTTCCGAGGAAATTAAAAATGAAGTAGAAGTTTGTTTAGGAGATATTAGAGATCCAGAATTAGTAAGAAGAGAAGTAAAAGGTTGCAATGAAATTTATCATCTAGCGGCTTTAATTGCTATACCTTATAGCTATATTTCACCATCTAGTTATATAGACACAAACATTCATGGTACGTTAAATGTTATTCAGGCTGCTAAAGAATTTAATGTAGATAGAGTAATCCATACTTCGACTTCAGAAACATATGGAACTGCGCAGTTTGTTCCAATATCTGAAAATCATCCACTCGTAGGTCAATCTCCATATGCAGCGAGTAAAATTGGTGCTGATCAAATGGCATTAAGTTTTTGGAGAAGTTTCCAAACACCAATTTCAGTTATAAGACCTTTTAATACATATGGGCCTAGACAAAGTGCCAGAGCTGTTATCCCCACAATCATTACTCAAATAGCTTCTGGGAAAAGAAAAATAAAACTAGGTTCAATAAATCCTACAAGAGATTTCAATTTCGTTGAAGATACATGTAAAGCTTATTTATCTATTTCAAAAAGTTCAGAGTCTATAGGCAAAGTTTTAAATGTTGCGAGTAATTTCGAAATCTCAATTGGCGAAACAGCAAAAATGATTGCTGAAGTAATGAATACGACCATTGAAATTGAAACTGATAATATAAGATTGAGGCCTAAAGATTCTGAAGTCAAAAGACTCTACGGTGATAATACTTTAATAAAAAAAATTACCGACTGGAAGCCAAAATTTTCTGGATTAAATGGTTTTAAAAAAGGTTTAAAGATAACTTCTAATTGGTTTAGTGATCATAAAAACTTGTCTAAATACAAGCCTAATATGTATGAAATTTAA
- a CDS encoding GDP-L-fucose synthase, with protein MKYKFNLNERIFIAGSTGMVGSAIKRELIKAGYDDTNKEGNLLTPTRKELDLENYYSVRNWYKENKPTIVIIAAAKVGGIFANNNQPYDFLLENLKIQTNLIEVSWQFEVKCLIFLGSSCIYPKFAKQPIKEEYLLTDTLEKTNEFYALAKIAGIKLCQALRKQHNFNAIALMPSNLYGPGDNYHKMNSHVIPALIRKFYDGKKNNLKKVTCWGSGNPLREFLYVDDLAEACLFILGIWNRETKLLPLDNEGDQIYWLNVGSKFEVSIKELANVIANTIEFEGEIVWDQKMPDGTPRKKLDTKKINNLGWEAKTNLQKGISLTLKHFEKEIDNESIRI; from the coding sequence ATGAAATATAAATTTAATTTAAATGAAAGAATATTTATTGCCGGATCAACTGGTATGGTAGGGAGTGCAATAAAACGAGAATTAATAAAAGCTGGCTATGATGACACCAACAAAGAAGGAAATTTATTAACTCCAACAAGAAAGGAATTAGATCTTGAAAATTATTATTCTGTTAGGAATTGGTACAAAGAAAACAAACCAACAATTGTAATTATAGCTGCAGCGAAAGTTGGAGGAATTTTTGCTAATAACAACCAACCATATGACTTTTTGCTCGAAAACCTAAAGATTCAGACAAACTTGATTGAGGTATCATGGCAATTTGAAGTTAAATGTCTTATTTTCTTGGGAAGCAGTTGTATCTATCCAAAGTTTGCAAAACAGCCTATAAAAGAAGAGTATTTACTTACAGATACTCTAGAGAAAACTAACGAGTTTTATGCGCTAGCTAAGATAGCAGGAATCAAGCTTTGTCAGGCATTAAGAAAACAACATAATTTCAATGCTATTGCTCTAATGCCATCTAATCTTTATGGTCCAGGAGATAATTATCACAAAATGAATAGCCATGTTATACCAGCATTAATAAGAAAATTCTATGATGGCAAAAAAAATAATTTAAAAAAGGTTACTTGTTGGGGGTCAGGGAACCCTTTAAGAGAATTTTTATATGTTGATGATCTTGCAGAAGCTTGCCTGTTTATTTTAGGGATTTGGAATAGAGAGACAAAATTACTCCCATTAGATAACGAAGGGGATCAAATTTATTGGTTAAACGTTGGAAGCAAGTTTGAAGTAAGCATAAAGGAATTAGCTAATGTGATAGCAAACACAATTGAATTTGAAGGAGAAATAGTTTGGGATCAAAAAATGCCCGATGGTACACCAAGAAAAAAATTAGACACAAAAAAAATTAATAATCTTGGTTGGGAAGCTAAGACAAATCTTCAAAAAGGAATTAGCTTAACCTTAAAGCACTTTGAGAAAGAAATAGATAATGAGAGCATAAGAATATAA
- the gmd gene encoding GDP-mannose 4,6-dehydratase — MSKKKALITGITGQDGSYLAEFLLGKGYEVHGIKRRSSSFNTDRIDHIYQDPHISSTNFILHYGDLTDSTNLIRIIKQVNPDEIYNLGAQSHVAVSFETPEYTANSDAIGTLRILEAIRILELEKKTRFYQASTSELYGDIKESPQNENTPFNPRSPYAVAKLYAYWITKNYRDAYNIFACNGILFNHESPRRGETFVTRKITRGLSRIDLGIDSCLFLGNLNAKRDWGHAKDYVEVQWLMLQQEKPEDYVIATGRMETVKRFCELAAFELGWCKKPSDKGIRWEGQGKKEVGIREDTGDIVIRIDERYYRPTEVEELLGDSRKAKKHLGWKPKITLEELVSEMICQDRKLALIEKNK; from the coding sequence ATGAGTAAAAAAAAAGCTTTAATTACTGGTATTACAGGACAAGATGGAAGCTACCTTGCTGAGTTTCTTCTAGGGAAAGGTTACGAAGTGCATGGTATTAAAAGACGTTCAAGTAGTTTTAATACGGATCGAATTGATCATATTTATCAAGACCCACATATATCAAGTACAAATTTTATACTTCACTATGGAGATCTAACAGACAGTACTAATCTAATTAGAATCATAAAGCAGGTAAATCCTGATGAGATTTATAATTTAGGAGCTCAAAGTCATGTTGCAGTAAGTTTTGAAACTCCTGAATATACTGCTAATAGTGATGCTATCGGAACTCTTAGAATTCTAGAGGCAATAAGGATATTAGAACTAGAAAAAAAGACAAGGTTTTATCAGGCTAGTACTAGTGAATTATACGGAGATATAAAAGAATCCCCGCAGAACGAAAACACTCCCTTTAATCCAAGAAGTCCTTATGCAGTGGCAAAATTATATGCTTATTGGATAACAAAAAATTATAGAGATGCATATAACATTTTTGCATGTAATGGGATTCTTTTTAATCACGAGAGTCCAAGGCGAGGGGAAACATTTGTTACGAGAAAAATAACAAGAGGTCTCTCGAGAATTGATCTAGGTATTGATAGTTGTCTATTCCTAGGAAACTTGAATGCAAAGAGAGATTGGGGACATGCTAAAGATTATGTTGAAGTTCAATGGTTGATGTTGCAACAAGAAAAGCCAGAAGATTATGTTATTGCAACTGGGAGAATGGAAACTGTAAAAAGGTTTTGTGAATTAGCTGCTTTCGAACTAGGTTGGTGTAAGAAACCCAGCGACAAAGGAATTAGGTGGGAAGGTCAAGGCAAAAAAGAGGTAGGGATAAGAGAAGATACTGGCGATATAGTTATTAGAATTGATGAAAGATACTATAGACCTACTGAAGTTGAAGAGTTATTGGGTGATTCGAGAAAAGCAAAAAAACATTTGGGCTGGAAACCCAAAATAACGCTTGAAGAATTAGTCTCAGAGATGATTTGTCAGGATAGAAAACTAGCCTTAATTGAAAAGAATAAATGA
- a CDS encoding LegC family aminotransferase produces MGKYTEELFEAIKLSIKHNNSNEYIGLHEPYFQGTNALSYIKDCIDSGWVSSAGEWISRLEKKICEFTGAEYAIAVTNGSVGLRLALHSIGVKPLDEVIIPPLTFVATANAVSHLGAIPHFVDINKENLGMCHRSLQRRLESIAKKKSGFVINKKTGRRITAIMPVHIFGIPADIIEIKKVADHWGLPIVEDAAEALGSRHFKNGEYTHCGLNGEIGVFSFNGNKIITTGGGGILITNNKQVAEKSRYLSTTAKASHPWEFNHTEIGWNDRMPNINAALGVSQLESINEKLELKKNLFQTYKKNLLNIEGIEIIEDQTKNIKNNWLINLRFLDKKRENALLKRESLLRKAHSEKILLRPVWKLLHTLEMYKDSPRSKLKVAEDQEARLISLPSSPQLTLMKNQN; encoded by the coding sequence ATGGGAAAATATACTGAGGAATTATTTGAAGCGATTAAACTTTCTATTAAACACAATAATTCTAATGAATATATTGGTTTGCATGAGCCTTATTTCCAAGGCACAAATGCCTTATCCTACATAAAGGATTGTATTGATAGTGGATGGGTTAGCTCAGCAGGAGAATGGATTTCAAGATTAGAAAAAAAGATATGTGAATTTACTGGTGCGGAATATGCCATAGCAGTAACTAATGGTTCAGTAGGTTTAAGATTGGCACTCCACTCGATTGGAGTCAAACCTTTAGATGAAGTAATAATTCCACCTTTAACTTTTGTAGCAACAGCCAATGCAGTTTCACATCTTGGGGCAATACCACATTTTGTTGATATCAATAAAGAGAATCTTGGAATGTGTCATAGAAGCCTCCAAAGAAGATTAGAGAGTATCGCCAAAAAAAAATCTGGATTTGTAATTAATAAAAAAACAGGAAGAAGAATAACTGCAATTATGCCAGTTCATATATTTGGAATCCCAGCGGACATCATAGAAATAAAAAAAGTTGCTGATCACTGGGGGTTGCCCATAGTCGAAGATGCTGCAGAAGCACTTGGGAGTAGGCATTTTAAAAATGGAGAATATACACATTGCGGTTTAAATGGAGAGATAGGTGTTTTTTCATTTAATGGAAATAAAATTATTACTACAGGAGGAGGAGGGATTTTAATAACTAATAACAAACAAGTTGCAGAAAAATCTAGATATCTCTCTACTACAGCAAAAGCAAGTCATCCATGGGAATTTAATCATACTGAAATAGGCTGGAATGATAGAATGCCAAACATTAATGCAGCGCTTGGAGTATCTCAACTTGAATCAATAAATGAAAAATTAGAATTAAAAAAGAATTTATTTCAGACATATAAAAAAAATTTATTAAACATTGAAGGAATCGAAATAATAGAAGATCAAACCAAAAACATAAAGAATAATTGGTTAATAAATTTAAGATTTCTTGATAAGAAAAGAGAAAATGCATTATTAAAAAGGGAGAGCCTATTAAGAAAAGCACATTCAGAAAAAATTCTACTTAGGCCAGTCTGGAAGCTTTTACATACATTAGAAATGTACAAAGATTCGCCAAGAAGTAAGTTAAAAGTAGCAGAAGATCAAGAGGCTAGGCTCATAAGTCTTCCAAGCAGTCCTCAACTTACGCTAATGAAAAATCAAAACTAA
- the neuB gene encoding N-acetylneuraminate synthase — protein MSKTLIIAEAGVNHNGDIKLAHKLIDAAYNAGADIVKFQTFLPSELSTDYAPLAEYQKSNIGNQVSQLDMLNNLKLSESDHHELIEHCNEKNIEFLSTSFDLASLSLLKKFSLKRNKIPSGEITNLPLIRKIAAIKKPIILSTGMSTLGEIEIALEEINKYGTNKDLITILHCSTEYPASIETVNLKAMNTIKSAFGVKVGYSDHTEGIDIAVAAVALGAVIIEKHLTIDRTLPGPDHKASIEPNKFAEMVKNIRRVEIALGSNIKKPSNQELENRKVARKSIVAKQNINIGDVFNSENLCVKRPGTGISPLLWDELIGKTSRHNFKKDNLIKW, from the coding sequence ATGTCTAAAACTTTGATAATTGCAGAAGCTGGAGTAAATCATAATGGTGATATTAAACTTGCACATAAATTAATTGATGCTGCATATAATGCTGGTGCTGATATTGTTAAATTTCAAACTTTTTTACCTAGTGAACTTTCAACAGATTATGCTCCACTAGCAGAATACCAAAAAAGTAATATTGGCAATCAAGTATCTCAACTAGATATGTTGAACAATTTAAAACTTAGCGAGAGTGACCATCATGAGTTGATTGAACATTGTAATGAAAAAAATATTGAATTTCTTTCTACATCTTTTGATTTAGCAAGTCTCTCATTACTAAAAAAATTTTCCTTAAAAAGAAATAAAATTCCCTCTGGTGAAATTACTAATCTACCTTTGATTAGAAAAATTGCTGCTATTAAAAAACCTATAATTTTATCAACAGGGATGTCTACTCTTGGAGAGATTGAAATTGCACTAGAAGAAATAAATAAATATGGTACCAATAAAGATCTTATAACTATTTTGCATTGTTCTACCGAGTATCCTGCTTCAATAGAAACTGTAAATTTAAAAGCAATGAATACAATAAAATCTGCATTTGGGGTTAAAGTAGGGTATTCAGATCATACTGAAGGGATTGATATTGCTGTAGCAGCAGTTGCCTTAGGAGCAGTCATAATTGAGAAGCATCTTACTATTGACAGAACGCTACCAGGACCGGACCATAAAGCCAGTATAGAACCTAATAAATTTGCCGAAATGGTAAAAAATATTAGGAGAGTTGAGATTGCGTTAGGCAGCAATATAAAAAAACCATCAAATCAAGAATTAGAAAATCGGAAAGTAGCAAGAAAATCTATTGTTGCTAAACAGAATATTAATATTGGTGATGTTTTTAATTCAGAAAATTTATGTGTAAAGAGGCCAGGGACAGGGATATCTCCTCTTCTATGGGATGAATTAATTGGTAAAACTTCGCGCCATAACTTTAAAAAAGATAATTTAATAAAATGGTAA
- a CDS encoding class I SAM-dependent methyltransferase produces MAFFKELYDAYRQGLNINKYIQQKNNLSSDSKISSLEAISYSYDLQAGSYTRSFYKDYERSKKFVEYIIKHIEDLDLFKILNKKSNELTICDFGTGEATNYSLLINSFQKKGFDVMPFGMDISLSRLSIAMHLLSIECQNKNSSFFLGDLTSIPLAENSLDVSFTMHAIEPNLGKEEIILNELIRVTRNFIVLAEPIYETATKEQATRMREFNYIKNLKTKLYENNLVEVIHDSLFPIELVSNPKNRTTLLIAKKKQTHYLDLNQSKNIYNCPIEKINLTKTNNFWISKLGSCYPEINSIPILLSSKALPYYHAIKLI; encoded by the coding sequence ATGGCATTTTTTAAAGAATTATATGATGCTTATCGACAGGGATTAAACATCAATAAATATATTCAGCAAAAGAATAATCTATCATCAGACTCTAAAATTTCATCTTTGGAAGCAATATCATATAGTTATGACTTGCAAGCAGGATCATATACAAGATCATTCTATAAAGATTATGAAAGATCAAAAAAATTTGTTGAATATATAATTAAACATATTGAAGATCTTGATTTATTTAAAATTTTAAATAAAAAATCTAATGAGCTAACTATTTGTGACTTTGGGACTGGAGAGGCAACTAATTATTCTTTATTAATTAATTCTTTTCAAAAAAAAGGATTTGATGTAATGCCTTTCGGTATGGATATATCGTTATCACGATTATCTATAGCTATGCATCTTTTATCAATTGAATGTCAAAACAAAAATTCATCTTTTTTCCTAGGTGATTTGACCTCTATCCCATTGGCTGAGAATTCGTTAGATGTTAGTTTCACAATGCATGCAATTGAACCTAATTTAGGGAAAGAAGAAATTATTTTAAACGAGTTAATAAGAGTAACTAGAAATTTTATTGTATTAGCAGAACCAATTTATGAGACTGCTACTAAAGAACAAGCAACAAGAATGAGAGAATTTAATTATATAAAAAACTTAAAAACTAAACTTTATGAAAATAATTTAGTAGAAGTAATTCATGATTCTTTATTCCCTATCGAACTTGTATCAAATCCAAAAAATAGAACAACTTTATTAATAGCTAAGAAAAAGCAAACTCACTATTTAGATCTTAACCAAAGCAAAAATATATATAATTGTCCAATTGAAAAAATAAATTTAACAAAAACCAATAATTTTTGGATATCTAAATTAGGTTCATGTTATCCAGAAATTAACTCTATTCCTATACTTCTTTCTTCCAAAGCATTACCTTATTATCATGCAATAAAATTAATTTGA
- a CDS encoding polysaccharide deacetylase family protein, translating to MFHHFHDNEIHPKGQGSINKDEFYKIINFVGRKNILDAEVFFDKFMKNNLKDSDVCFTFDDAIKCQIDIALPVLEDLNIKSFFFVYTSIFEGNPDNLEYFRYFRMNYFPNIDSFYDCFYDVLDEDLENFFKLSINKIKSIKIRSPHYSTADIKFRLVRDSYLTKTKYEKIMFSMFKQKGFNYKDFTEKLFFQKNDLKKLDQLGHSIGLHSHNHPTLIENLSFEEQKKEYEACLSSISKILEKPKKEIKYMSHPCGSYNGDTLMILKELGIKLGFKQIMEIEKERGMSKVNNSPLEIARQNHSKIHKEINK from the coding sequence ATGTTTCATCATTTTCACGACAATGAGATTCATCCTAAAGGCCAAGGGTCCATAAATAAAGATGAATTTTATAAAATAATAAATTTTGTTGGAAGAAAAAATATCTTAGATGCTGAAGTATTTTTTGATAAATTCATGAAGAATAATCTCAAAGATTCAGATGTTTGTTTTACTTTCGATGACGCTATTAAATGCCAAATAGATATTGCCCTACCTGTATTAGAAGATCTTAATATTAAGAGCTTCTTTTTTGTCTACACTTCAATTTTTGAAGGTAATCCAGATAATTTAGAATACTTTAGATATTTTAGGATGAACTATTTCCCCAATATTGATTCGTTTTATGATTGTTTTTATGATGTTTTAGATGAAGATTTGGAAAATTTTTTTAAACTAAGTATTAATAAAATTAAATCAATAAAAATTAGATCTCCGCATTATTCAACTGCAGATATAAAATTTAGACTAGTGAGAGATTCTTATTTAACAAAAACAAAATATGAAAAAATTATGTTTTCTATGTTTAAGCAAAAAGGATTTAATTATAAAGATTTTACTGAAAAACTTTTTTTCCAAAAGAATGATTTAAAAAAACTTGATCAACTTGGCCATTCTATAGGTTTACATTCGCATAATCATCCAACTCTTATAGAAAATCTTAGTTTTGAGGAACAAAAAAAAGAATACGAAGCATGTTTGTCTTCAATATCTAAAATTTTAGAGAAGCCAAAGAAAGAAATTAAATACATGTCTCATCCTTGTGGTAGTTACAATGGTGATACCCTTATGATTTTAAAAGAGCTTGGAATTAAATTAGGCTTTAAACAGATAATGGAGATAGAAAAAGAAAGAGGTATGTCTAAAGTTAATAATTCTCCTTTAGAAATAGCAAGACAAAATCATTCAAAAATACATAAGGAAATAAATAAATGA